A window of the Lycium ferocissimum isolate CSIRO_LF1 unplaced genomic scaffold, AGI_CSIRO_Lferr_CH_V1 ctg2184, whole genome shotgun sequence genome harbors these coding sequences:
- the LOC132043175 gene encoding hypothetical protein At1g04090-like: MLGRECWCWDWENISDYYPEVEPKKFSLPSPLPKWPQGKGFATGRICLGEIEVVQITKFNTIWGCSPSFGKSNCVSFYKPDEIPKGYYILGHYCQPDGEKHLIGYVLAAKDLSANQNQKDTVRDSVSKLPALQKPLNYTLIWSSDSIYNGSAYIWMPNAPVGYKSMGFLASVEPNEPDPDEVRCVRADLTENCEASEMMFSSDSIFLKNQFQVWTTRPCKRGMLCKGVPVGTFFCSTTTFSSGDELDSACLKNLDSSLHAMPNLEQIHALIKHYGPTVYLHPDENYLPSSVPWFFNNGALLYKDGKNSGTAINSKGSNLPAGGINDGEYWLDLPKKDDANRTNVKCGNIESAELYVHVKPALGGTFTDIAMWIFCPFNGPATVKIGLLSIALNKVGEHVGDWEHYTLRVSNFSGELWSVYFSEHSGGEWVDACNLEFIEGNKSVVYASRNGHASFPHPGCYVQGSSKLGVGLRNDCARSKYYVDSSSKYQIVAVEYLGEGVVAEPPWLQYMREWGPTIIYDGRSEMEKIIKHLPFFMRFSVESLIELFPTELYGEAGPTGPKEKDNWLGDERW, translated from the exons atgttagGAAGGGAGTGTTGGTGTTGGGACTGGGAAAATATCTCTGATTATTACCCTGAAGTTGAACCAAAGAAATTTTCTTTACCTTCACCTCTTCCTAAATGGCCTCAAG GCAAAGGTTTTGCTACAGGAAGAATATGTTTAGGGGAAATTGAAGTTGTTCAAATCACCAAATTTAATACAATTTGGGGTTGCAGCCCATCATTTGGCAAATCGAACTGTGTTTCCTTTTATAAGCCAGATGAAATTCCAAAAGGATATTATATTCTTGGTCACTACTGTCAGCCAGATGGTGAGAAACACTTAATTGGCTATGTTCTTGCTGCCAAAGACCTATCCGCTAACCAAAACCAGAAAGACACTGTCCGCGATTCAGTTTCTAAGCTTCCTGCTCTTCAAAAGCCTCTGAACTACACTTTAATTTGGAGTTCAGACTCAATATACAATGGAAGTGCTTATATTTGGATGCCAAATGCACCAGTTGGTTATAAGTCTATGGGATTTTTGGCTTCCGTTGAGCCTAATGAACCTGATCCTGATGAAGTTAGATGTGTTCGAGCTGACCTGACGGAAAATTGTGAAGCCTCTGAGATGATGTTTAGTTCGGATTCCATTTTCCTGAAGAACCAATTTCAAGTTTGGACAACTAGACCTTGCAAAAGGGGCATGCTATGTAAAGGGGTTCCTGTGGGGACGTTCTTCTGTAGTACAACAACCTTTAGTTCCGGAGATGAACTCGATAGTGCATGCTTGAAAAACCTCGACTCTTCTCTACATGCAATGCCCAATCTCGAGCAGATCCATGCCCTCATCAAGCACTATGGACCGACTGTTTATCTCCATCCAGATGAGAATTATTTGCCTTCCTCGGTTCCATGGTTCTTCAATAATGGAGCTCTCCTTTACAAAGATGGAAAGAACAGTGGTACAGCCATCAACTCAAAAGGCTCAAACTTGCCTGCAGGAGGAATAAACGATGGTGAATATTGGCTCGATTTGCCAAAAAAAGATGATGCAAATAGAACCAATGTCAAATGTGGGAATATCGAGAGTGCAGAGCTCTATGTTCATGTTAAACCAGCTTTAGGTGGAACCTTCACAGATATTGCAATGTGGATATTCTGTCCTTTCAATGGACCGGCTACCGTCAAGATTGGGTTGTTGAGTATTGCTTTGAATAAAGTTGGAGAGCATGTTGGTGATTGGGAGCATTATACACTCCGTGTCAGCAACTTTTCTGGTGAGCTTTGGAGTGTGTATTTCTCGGAGCATAGTGGTGGTGAATGGGTAGACGCTTGCAACTTGGAGTTCATCGAGGGTAACAAGTCAGTTGTATATGCATCAAGAAATGGCCACGCGAGTTTCCCACATCCTGGCTGCTATGTTCAAGGGTCTAGTAAACTCGGGGTAGGACTGAGAAACGATTGTGCCCGCAGCAAATACTACGTGGACTCTAGCAGCAAATATCAAATTGTAGCTGTTGAGTACCTTGGAGAGGGAGTTGTTGCAGAACCACCATGGTTGCAGTATATGAGGGAATGGGGTCCAACCATCATATACGACGGGCGATCAGAAATGGAAAAAATTATCAAACATCTTCCTTTTTTCATGAGATTTTCGGTGGAGAGTCTCATTGAGTTATTTCCAACAGAACTTTATGGTGAAGCAGGGCCAACAGgaccaaaagaaaaggataatTGGTTGGGGGATGAAAGATGGTAG